The region CTTGTGGCGCTTCGTACGCTTGCGTCGCTGCCGGCTCGCTCGCAGGCAACGCGCGCCGGTCCAGTTTGCCGTTCGGCGTAACCGGCAGGGCGTCGAGTATAACGATAGAAGCAGGCACCATGTGGTCAGGCAGGCGTTCGGCGAGCGCGGCCTTCAGTGCGGCAGCATCGAGCGTCGTCCCGCTTTGCGCGGCGACGAATGCAGCGAGTCGCGGCGCACCGGCCACCTCGCGTACGACAACCGCCGCTTCGCGTACACCGGCCTGCGCAAGCAGCGTCGCTTCGATCTCGCCGGGTTCGATGCGGAAACCTCGCACCTTCACCTGCTCGTCGGTACGGCCCACGTATTCGAGTTCGCCCGCGCGATTCCAGCGCGCGAGGTCGCCGGTGCGATAGAGCCGGCCGCCGTGCGCATCGAACGGATCGGGCACGAAGCGTTCGGCCGTGAGTGCCGAGCGATTCAGATAGCCGCGCGCGAGCCCCGTGCCGCCCAGATACAGTTCGCCGACGACACCCTGCGGCACCAGCGCAAGCGCCGGGTCCAGCACGTACGCGCGGCGCTCGCCGACTGGCGTGCCGATCGGCGCGTAAATACCCGTGCACTCGGTCGACGAATCGGCTTGCCACACCGTCGATGTAATCACCGTCTCCGACGGGCCATACGCATTGAAGATCCGCTCGGGCCGCAGATTCCGCTGCACGATCTCGAAGCCGCTACGCGACCACCCTTCCCCGCCGACGATGCAGGTCTTCACCGACACCGCGCCCGGCTCGATCTCCTGCGCGAATGCATTCGCATACGCGGGCGGCAGGTCGAGCACCGTGATCTGCTTTGTTGCGATCTCGTCGGCGAGACGCTGCGCGGCCCACACCGAATCGTCGCGCAGCACGACCGACGCGCCGCTGATCAGCGGCACGAGCCATTGCTCGCCGGCCGCATCGAAGCTGATCGACGAGAAGTGCAGTTGACGGTCGGCAGCAGTGATGCCGTAGCGGGCTGCGATGGCCTGGCAATGCATCGACAGCGCGCCGTGCGCAACGGCGACGCCCTTCGGCTTGCCCGTCGAGCCCGACGTGTAGATCACGTACGCGAGTTGATCGTCGTGCAGCGCCGCGAGCGGATTGCTGGAGAGTTCAGCGGATACGTCGAGCGTATCGAGATCCACGCAGGCGAGTTGCGCCGGCACCGGCACGCGTGCATGCAGATGCGACTGCGTGAGCAGCAGGCCAATGCCGCTGTCGTCGATCATGTGCGCGAGACGCTCGGCCGGGTACGCGGGATCGAGCGGCACGTACGCGCCGCCTGCTTTCAGCACGGCGAGCAGACCGACGATCATGTCGACCGAACGCTCGACCGCGAAGCCGACCCGTACTTCCGCTGCGACACCGAGACGAATCAAACGGTGCGCGAGGCGATTGGCTCGCTCGTTCAGCTCGCCGTAGTTCAGCGCGACGTCGCCGCAGAGCAGTGCGACCGCGTCGGGTTGCTGTTGTGCGTGCGCTTCGATCAGCGCGGGCACCGGTTGTTTCTGTGCAGGGTGCATCGTTGCTTGATGCTCGCCCAGCGCAATCAACGCACGCTGCTGTTTTTCATCGAGCAATGCGAGGTCGCCGAGCGGGCGATTCGTGGCATCTGCGGCCGCGAACGCGTTCAGCAATGCAGCTGTCTGCTGTGCAATGCCGGCGATCTCGTCGTCGGCGAATGCATTGCGGGCGAAGCGGTAGTCGAGCTTCAGCGTGTCGCTCTGCACGACGCCGAGCGTCAATGCGTAACTGGTTTCGTCCGACGCGCGAACGTTGGCGATGCTCAAGCCGCCCGGCGACGCTTCCTTCAACGCCTCATCGACCGGATAGTTTTCGAACACGACGACCGTATCGAACAGACTCTGTCCGTGCGAGCCGGCCCAGCGCTGGATGTCGTACAGCGGCGTATGCGCATGCTCCTGCGCAGCTAGCCCCTGTTGCTGCAGATCGCGCAGCCAGTCGCCGAGCCGCATGCCCGCGCGCGGTTCGGCGATCACCGGCAACGTGTTGATGAAGAGACCAAGCAGATGCGACACGCCGGGCAGTTCCGCCGGCCGGCCCGCGAGCGTCGCGCCGAACACCACCGACGATCGCTGCGTATAGCGATGCAGCAGCAGCGCCCACGCGGCCTGCACCAGTGTGTTCACCGTCACGCGCTCATGGCGTGCGAACGCGACGAGACGCGCGGTCGCGGCCGGATCGAGTTCGAGCGTGTGCGCCGCATGCGTGGCTTCGTCGCTGCGTGCAGGCTGGCCGCGGCGAACCGCATCGACAAGATAAGTCGGCTCGTCGAGACGTTCGAGCTGACGACGCCAGTGCGCTTCGCTCGCGTGCGTGTCGCGCGTTTGCAGCCAGCCGATGTAGTCGCGATAGCGACCGCCGTGCGCAGGCAAACGCTGTCCGCTGTAGTGACGCAGCACTTCGCTGAGCAGTTGCGAAACACTCCAGCCATCCATCAGCACGTGATGATGCGTCCACACGAAGTGATGCCGCTGCTCGCCTGTGCGGATCAGCACGATGCGTTGCAATGGTGCGCGCGTCACGTCGAAGCCTTCGGCGAGTTCGTGGTTCGCGAGGTCGTCGAGTGCGTTATGTGCCGCAGCGTTGCGGTCGCGCCAGTCGTGTTCGACGAACGGCACGTCGACCGAACGCGCGACCCATTGCAGCCAGCCCTCGCCTTGCGGCACGAACGCTGTACGCAGGATATCGTGCCGCGCCGCGACCTCGACCCATGCGGCGCGAAAGCGCTCGATGTCCAGCCCGTCGATGTCTGCGCGCAACTGGTTCAGATAAACACTGCGACCGGGCGAATACAGCGTATGGAACAGCATGCCCGACTGCATCGGCGACAGCGGATAGATCTCGGCGACGTCGTGCAGTGCCAGCGGCAGTGCATCGAGTTCGGGTTGGGTCAGAGCGGCGAGTTCGAAGTCGGATGGTGTTGCACCTGATGCGCCTGTTTCTCCGCTTGTGCAGTGGTCGATCAGTTGGGTTAGTTCGTTGTGGTACGCGGTGAGCAGTGCTTCTATGGTTTGTTCGTTGTATCGCTTGTTGCTGTAGCTGATCGTCAGCGTGAGCGCATCGTCGAGCACGCGGCCGTTGACGGACAGTGCGTAGACGAGCGGCGCGCTATCGTCCTGTGAGCGGCCCGGCGATTCTTTCGCGGGTTGCCAGGTGCTGGATTCGGAGAAGCTGCCGTCGAGCTGGCCCAGGTAGTTGAATACGACCTGTGAGGGGTCTGTCTGCTTGATGGTATGTGCCACGTTGCTCAGCACGCCGTAGCCCAGCCCTCGCTGCGGCACTGCGCGCAGACCCTCCTTCACGCGCTTTACTGCTTCACCCAGTTCTCCACCCGGCTCCAGACTCA is a window of Paraburkholderia flava DNA encoding:
- a CDS encoding non-ribosomal peptide synthetase; the encoded protein is INHHDALRLRFTQDAAGRWVQAYAQTETGTQTQPDLLWIREAKDAAQIEAHSEAAQRSLDLTKGPLLRAVLMRIEDGSTRLLLVIHHLVVDGVSWRILLEDLQTVSAQIQRGEEIALPARTDSYQWWSQQLQQYAQSDALNNQREYWEEVNRTPATLPCDMPTGTNRVADRQQATLKLDSTQTQRLLQQAPAAYRTQVNDLLLTALGRALCGWTGQERIRLDLEGHGREDVFETAEVSRTVGWFTSVYPVSLEPGGELGEAVKRVKEGLRAVPQRGLGYGVLSNVAHTIKQTDPSQVVFNYLGQLDGSFSESSTWQPAKESPGRSQDDSAPLVYALSVNGRVLDDALTLTISYSNKRYNEQTIEALLTAYHNELTQLIDHCTSGETGASGATPSDFELAALTQPELDALPLALHDVAEIYPLSPMQSGMLFHTLYSPGRSVYLNQLRADIDGLDIERFRAAWVEVAARHDILRTAFVPQGEGWLQWVARSVDVPFVEHDWRDRNAAAHNALDDLANHELAEGFDVTRAPLQRIVLIRTGEQRHHFVWTHHHVLMDGWSVSQLLSEVLRHYSGQRLPAHGGRYRDYIGWLQTRDTHASEAHWRRQLERLDEPTYLVDAVRRGQPARSDEATHAAHTLELDPAATARLVAFARHERVTVNTLVQAAWALLLHRYTQRSSVVFGATLAGRPAELPGVSHLLGLFINTLPVIAEPRAGMRLGDWLRDLQQQGLAAQEHAHTPLYDIQRWAGSHGQSLFDTVVVFENYPVDEALKEASPGGLSIANVRASDETSYALTLGVVQSDTLKLDYRFARNAFADDEIAGIAQQTAALLNAFAAADATNRPLGDLALLDEKQQRALIALGEHQATMHPAQKQPVPALIEAHAQQQPDAVALLCGDVALNYGELNERANRLAHRLIRLGVAAEVRVGFAVERSVDMIVGLLAVLKAGGAYVPLDPAYPAERLAHMIDDSGIGLLLTQSHLHARVPVPAQLACVDLDTLDVSAELSSNPLAALHDDQLAYVIYTSGSTGKPKGVAVAHGALSMHCQAIAARYGITAADRQLHFSSISFDAAGEQWLVPLISGASVVLRDDSVWAAQRLADEIATKQITVLDLPPAYANAFAQEIEPGAVSVKTCIVGGEGWSRSGFEIVQRNLRPERIFNAYGPSETVITSTVWQADSSTECTGIYAPIGTPVGERRAYVLDPALALVPQGVVGELYLGGTGLARGYLNRSALTAERFVPDPFDAHGGRLYRTGDLARWNRAGELEYVGRTDEQVKVRGFRIEPGEIEATLLAQAGVREAAVVVREVAGAPRLAAFVAAQSGTTLDAAALKAALAERLPDHMVPASIVILDALPVTPNGKLDRRALPASEPAATQAYEAPQGELEETVARIWLDVLGVERVGRSDNFFELGGDSIFSLRVQRRIAQQLAVDIELAALFAAPTLEAFSAAVAAAQSRATTEPDRLTDEMQSILSELMQ